Proteins from a genomic interval of Agrococcus sp. ARC_14:
- a CDS encoding ABC transporter ATP-binding protein produces MTTTPVLETKDLVAGYLPGVNILNGCSIVANQGDLIGIIGPNGAGKSTLLKAVFGQVHVRGGEILLHGEDITGLKANKLVGKGVGMVPQNNNVFPSLTIEENLEMGLFQAPKLFRERFEFVGALFPELVKRRKQRAGSLSGGERQMVAMGRALMMDPAVLLLDEPSAGLSPVRQDETFLRVAEINSHGVTIVMVEQNARRCLQIAHRAYVLDHGTDAYTGTGREMLNDPKVIQLYLGTLATDVEEKARTEAQPVVEPKAE; encoded by the coding sequence ATGACCACGACCCCCGTCCTCGAGACGAAGGATCTCGTCGCCGGCTACCTGCCCGGCGTCAACATCCTCAACGGCTGCTCGATCGTGGCGAACCAGGGCGACCTGATCGGCATCATCGGTCCGAACGGTGCCGGCAAGTCGACGCTGCTGAAGGCCGTCTTCGGTCAGGTGCACGTGCGCGGCGGCGAGATCCTGCTCCACGGCGAGGACATCACCGGGCTCAAGGCCAACAAGCTCGTCGGCAAGGGCGTCGGGATGGTGCCGCAGAACAACAACGTGTTCCCCTCCCTCACGATCGAGGAGAACCTCGAGATGGGGCTCTTCCAGGCACCCAAGCTGTTCAGAGAGCGCTTCGAGTTCGTCGGCGCGCTCTTCCCCGAGCTGGTGAAGCGGCGCAAGCAGCGCGCCGGCAGCCTCTCTGGCGGTGAGCGGCAGATGGTCGCGATGGGCCGCGCCCTCATGATGGACCCGGCCGTGCTGCTGCTCGACGAGCCGAGCGCGGGTCTGAGCCCCGTGCGCCAGGACGAGACGTTCCTGCGCGTGGCCGAGATCAACAGCCACGGCGTCACGATCGTGATGGTCGAGCAGAACGCTCGCCGCTGCCTGCAGATCGCGCACCGCGCCTACGTGCTCGACCATGGCACGGATGCATACACGGGCACGGGCCGCGAGATGTTGAACGACCCGAAGGTCATCCAGCTCTATCTCGGCACGCTCGCGACCGACGTCGAGGAGAAGGCACGCACCGAGGCGCAGCCGGTCGTGGAGCCGAAGGCGGAGTAG
- the guaB gene encoding IMP dehydrogenase — translation MEMRNPFGPIGLTYDDVMLLPGRTDVIPSEADTGTRLSRRIRLSIPLVSSAMDTVTEDRMAIAMARQGGIGIMHRNLSIEDQAGMVDRVKRSESGMITDPVTTHADATIEEVDRICGEFKVSGLPVVDADNVLVGIVTNRDMRFVPREEFATTLVRDIMTPSPLKTAPIGIDRESAFKIFEQTKLEKLPLVDEQGRLGGLITVKDFDKVEQYPNATKDAHGRLRVGAAIGFFGDAFERAVALAEAGVDVIVVDTANGESQGVLDMVTQLKGDARFDEIDIIGGNVATYEGAAALIEAGVDAVKVGVGPGSICTTRVVSGVGVPQVSAIYDAARAAHDAGTDIPIIADGGLQYSGDIAKALVAGGSSVMLGSLLAGTNESPGDLVLVNGKQFKTYRGMGSLGAMQTRGKKTAYSRDRYFQADVPSDEQLIAEGIEGQVPYRGPLGSVAYQLVGGLRQSMFYTGARTIEELQQKGRFVQITAAGLKESHPHDIQMVVEAPNYRR, via the coding sequence ATGGAAATGCGCAATCCGTTCGGCCCGATCGGCCTGACCTACGACGACGTCATGCTCCTGCCCGGCCGCACGGATGTGATTCCGAGCGAGGCCGACACCGGCACCCGGCTCTCCCGCCGCATCCGACTGTCCATCCCGCTCGTGTCGAGCGCCATGGATACGGTCACCGAAGATCGCATGGCGATCGCGATGGCTCGCCAGGGCGGCATCGGCATCATGCATCGCAACCTCTCGATCGAGGACCAGGCAGGGATGGTCGACCGCGTGAAGCGCTCGGAGTCCGGCATGATCACCGATCCGGTCACGACGCACGCCGACGCGACCATCGAAGAGGTCGACCGCATCTGCGGCGAGTTCAAGGTCTCCGGCCTGCCGGTGGTCGATGCGGACAACGTGCTGGTGGGCATCGTCACCAACCGCGACATGCGCTTCGTGCCGCGTGAGGAGTTCGCCACCACGCTCGTGCGCGACATCATGACGCCGTCGCCGCTGAAGACGGCACCGATCGGCATCGATCGCGAGTCGGCCTTCAAGATCTTCGAGCAGACGAAGCTCGAGAAGCTGCCGCTCGTCGACGAGCAGGGGCGCCTCGGCGGCCTCATCACCGTGAAGGACTTCGACAAGGTCGAGCAGTATCCCAACGCGACGAAGGATGCGCACGGTCGCCTCCGGGTCGGCGCAGCGATCGGCTTCTTCGGCGACGCCTTCGAGCGGGCCGTGGCGCTCGCGGAGGCCGGCGTCGACGTGATCGTGGTCGACACGGCCAACGGCGAGAGCCAGGGCGTGCTCGACATGGTCACGCAGCTCAAGGGAGACGCGCGCTTCGACGAGATCGACATCATCGGCGGCAACGTCGCGACCTACGAGGGCGCTGCGGCGCTCATCGAGGCGGGCGTCGATGCCGTGAAGGTTGGCGTCGGGCCCGGCTCGATCTGCACCACCCGCGTCGTCTCGGGAGTCGGCGTGCCGCAGGTCTCGGCCATCTACGACGCAGCACGTGCCGCGCACGACGCCGGCACCGACATCCCGATCATCGCCGACGGCGGACTGCAGTACTCGGGCGACATCGCCAAGGCGCTCGTGGCCGGCGGCTCGTCGGTCATGCTCGGCTCGCTGCTCGCCGGCACGAACGAGAGCCCCGGCGACCTCGTGCTCGTGAACGGCAAGCAGTTCAAGACCTACCGCGGCATGGGCTCGCTCGGCGCGATGCAGACGCGCGGCAAGAAGACGGCCTACTCGCGCGACCGCTACTTCCAGGCCGACGTCCCCAGCGACGAGCAGCTCATCGCCGAGGGCATCGAGGGCCAGGTGCCCTACCGCGGCCCGCTCGGCTCGGTGGCGTACCAGCTCGTCGGCGGCCTGCGGCAGTCGATGTTCTACACCGGCGCGCGCACGATCGAGGAGCTGCAGCAGAAGGGTCGCTTCGTGCAGATCACCGCAGCCGGGCTCAAGGAGTCGCACCCGCACGACATCCAGATGGTCGTGGAGGCGCCGAACTACCGGCGCTGA
- a CDS encoding GuaB3 family IMP dehydrogenase-related protein: MTEIEIGRSKRARMGYGFDDISIVPSRRTRDSDLVSLQWQIDAFKFDIPVMGAPTDSVMSPATAIALGRAGGLGVLNLEGVWTRYDDPEPLLAEIAKLPSDEATGRMREIYAEPIKPELIRDRLAQVREAGVVVSGSLSPQAVQQHYETVLAAGIDLMVIRGATVSAEHVSAEAGTPLNLKQFIYELDVPVVVGGVVTYTAALHLMRTGAAGVLVGFGGGAASTSERVLGVAAPMATAVSDVAAARRDYLDESGGRYVHVIADGSLGTSGQVVKALACGADGVMLGTALARATDAPGRGWHWGPEAHNQKLPRGNRVQVEQVGQLEVVLNGPSPVADGSANIMGALRKAMSTTGYKDLKEFQRIDVVVEANPPR, translated from the coding sequence GTGACGGAGATCGAGATCGGCCGCAGCAAGCGCGCCCGCATGGGCTATGGCTTCGACGACATCAGCATCGTCCCCTCGCGCCGCACGCGCGACAGCGACCTGGTCTCGCTGCAGTGGCAGATCGACGCGTTCAAGTTCGACATCCCGGTGATGGGCGCACCCACCGACTCGGTGATGAGTCCCGCGACCGCGATCGCGCTCGGTCGCGCAGGTGGCCTCGGAGTGCTCAACCTCGAGGGCGTCTGGACGCGCTACGACGACCCCGAGCCGCTGCTCGCCGAGATCGCCAAGCTGCCCAGCGACGAGGCGACCGGCCGCATGCGCGAGATCTACGCGGAGCCGATCAAGCCAGAGCTCATCCGCGACCGGCTTGCGCAGGTGCGCGAGGCGGGCGTCGTGGTCTCCGGCAGCCTCAGCCCGCAGGCCGTGCAGCAGCACTACGAGACCGTGCTCGCCGCCGGCATCGACTTGATGGTCATCCGCGGCGCGACCGTGAGCGCCGAGCACGTCTCGGCAGAGGCCGGCACGCCGCTCAACCTCAAGCAGTTCATCTACGAACTCGACGTGCCCGTCGTGGTCGGCGGCGTCGTCACCTACACGGCGGCGCTGCACCTCATGCGCACCGGCGCGGCTGGCGTGCTCGTCGGCTTCGGGGGCGGGGCCGCCTCCACGAGCGAGCGCGTGCTCGGCGTCGCGGCACCCATGGCGACCGCCGTCAGCGACGTCGCCGCCGCCCGCCGCGACTACCTCGACGAGTCGGGTGGCCGCTACGTGCACGTCATCGCCGACGGCTCGCTCGGCACCTCCGGCCAGGTCGTCAAGGCACTCGCCTGCGGCGCTGACGGCGTGATGCTCGGCACGGCGCTCGCCCGAGCGACGGATGCCCCCGGCCGCGGCTGGCACTGGGGCCCGGAGGCGCACAACCAGAAGCTGCCGCGCGGCAACCGCGTGCAGGTCGAGCAGGTCGGCCAGCTCGAGGTGGTGCTGAACGGCCCGTCGCCCGTCGCAGACGGCTCGGCGAACATCATGGGCGCGCTCCGCAAGGCCATGTCGACCACCGGCTACAAGGATCTCAAGGAGTTCCAGCGGATCGACGTGGTCGTCGAAGCGAACCCGCCGCGCTAG
- the rarD gene encoding EamA family transporter RarD yields the protein MGQHAKAGLGYALFAYFCWGLVPIYLQLTKGIDGFELIGWRVVSSVIVAFALVAMTRGWARMRQVLRSRRDTWTLVIAGHAVLINWTAFVIGVLSDRVLETSLGYFLNPLVSVVLAVVFLGERLRPLQWVAVALGAIGVGVMIVGYGEVPWIGLIVAFSFGTYGLIKKRVGGSVDALSGFTIETTAVLPASMVMLGIAITANGLTVDATGLTGILGTAGFGIVTAVPLLAFAAATRRIPLTWVAFTQYLAPIMTFLFGAFVMHEPMPLERWIGFAFVWASVLLVSLDLVGRQLRRPRPIPPSA from the coding sequence ATGGGGCAGCACGCGAAGGCAGGCCTCGGCTACGCGCTGTTCGCGTACTTCTGCTGGGGCCTCGTTCCCATCTACCTGCAGCTGACGAAGGGCATCGACGGGTTCGAGCTCATCGGCTGGCGGGTGGTCTCCTCCGTCATCGTCGCCTTCGCACTCGTGGCGATGACCCGCGGATGGGCGCGCATGCGGCAGGTGCTGCGCAGCCGCCGCGACACCTGGACCCTGGTGATCGCCGGCCACGCCGTGCTCATCAACTGGACGGCCTTCGTGATCGGCGTGCTGTCCGACCGGGTGCTCGAGACGAGCCTCGGCTACTTCCTCAACCCGCTCGTGAGCGTGGTCCTGGCTGTCGTCTTCCTCGGTGAGCGGCTGCGGCCGCTGCAGTGGGTCGCGGTCGCCCTCGGCGCGATCGGCGTCGGCGTCATGATCGTCGGCTACGGCGAGGTGCCATGGATCGGGCTCATCGTCGCCTTCTCCTTCGGCACCTACGGCCTCATCAAGAAGCGCGTCGGCGGTTCGGTGGATGCGCTGTCGGGCTTCACGATCGAGACCACGGCCGTGCTGCCTGCATCGATGGTGATGCTGGGCATCGCCATCACGGCCAACGGCCTGACGGTGGACGCGACCGGCCTCACCGGCATCCTCGGCACCGCGGGCTTCGGCATCGTCACCGCCGTCCCGCTGCTGGCGTTCGCGGCCGCCACCCGGCGCATCCCCCTCACCTGGGTCGCCTTCACGCAGTACCTCGCGCCCATCATGACGTTCCTGTTCGGCGCCTTCGTGATGCACGAGCCCATGCCGCTCGAGCGCTGGATCGGCTTCGCGTTCGTCTGGGCATCGGTGCTGCTGGTCTCGCTCGACCTCGTGGGTCGGCAGCTGCGGCGACCGCGGCCGATCCCGCCGTCGGCCTGA
- a CDS encoding branched-chain amino acid ABC transporter permease yields MDLAAIFNSALGEILSPTTAAFALATIGLNIHFGYSGLLNFGQAGFMAVGAYAFAIFTMMVDPTATLGWPVWLSFLAAIVAAVIASVIFGLILGIPTLRLRGDYLAIVTIAAAEIIRFTVRTQDLTAITGGSQGLRGQDYKGDIDALNPLTGSTYGFGPWTATAYDTWVRIIAWSLVIVALVVVWLLMRSPWGRVIKGIREDEDAVRSLGKNVYSYKMQALVLGGVMGGLAGVMYVLPRAVQPDNFATTMTFYIWTALLLGGAATVFGPLIGSILFWVLLSLTGGILTGLQAIGAFGEMSGTQAGQLRFVIVGLALMALVVFRPQGILGNKKELSFHV; encoded by the coding sequence ATGGATCTCGCCGCCATCTTCAACAGCGCCCTCGGGGAGATCCTCTCCCCGACCACGGCCGCCTTCGCCCTGGCCACCATCGGGCTGAACATCCACTTCGGCTACTCCGGGCTCCTGAACTTCGGGCAGGCAGGCTTCATGGCTGTCGGCGCCTACGCGTTCGCGATCTTCACGATGATGGTCGACCCGACCGCGACGCTCGGCTGGCCGGTGTGGCTGTCGTTCCTGGCCGCCATCGTGGCTGCCGTCATCGCGTCGGTGATCTTCGGCCTGATCCTCGGCATCCCGACGCTGCGGCTGCGTGGCGACTACCTCGCCATCGTGACGATCGCCGCCGCTGAGATCATCCGCTTCACCGTCCGCACGCAGGACCTCACCGCGATCACCGGCGGCTCGCAGGGCTTGCGCGGCCAGGACTACAAGGGCGACATCGACGCGCTCAACCCGCTCACCGGCAGCACCTACGGCTTCGGTCCGTGGACGGCGACCGCCTACGACACCTGGGTGCGCATCATCGCCTGGTCGCTCGTGATCGTCGCGCTCGTCGTCGTCTGGCTGCTGATGCGCAGCCCCTGGGGTCGCGTCATCAAGGGCATCCGAGAAGACGAGGACGCGGTGCGCTCGCTCGGCAAGAACGTCTACAGCTACAAGATGCAGGCGCTCGTGCTCGGCGGCGTCATGGGTGGTCTCGCAGGCGTGATGTACGTGCTGCCACGAGCGGTGCAGCCCGACAACTTCGCCACCACGATGACGTTCTACATCTGGACCGCCCTGCTGCTGGGCGGCGCCGCGACCGTGTTCGGCCCATTGATCGGTTCGATCCTGTTCTGGGTGCTGCTGTCGCTCACGGGCGGCATCCTCACCGGGCTGCAGGCGATCGGTGCCTTCGGCGAGATGTCCGGCACCCAGGCCGGCCAGCTGCGCTTCGTGATCGTCGGGCTCGCGCTCATGGCGCTGGTCGTATTCAGACCGCAAGGCATCCTGGGCAACAAGAAGGAGCTCTCGTTCCATGTCTGA
- a CDS encoding ABC transporter substrate-binding protein, with protein MQSFLRTKGNSPRRFAALGAATAGVLLLAACAGGGTPAPSGSAGPDEAEVDTDLVIGTILPQTGNLAFLGPPEFAAVDLAVADLQEAGLDYEVSVNHQDSGDTTTDIATQSTGVLVQAGADVIIGAASSGVSFTFIDQVIDAGIVQISPANTSPDFTDYEDDGFYWRTAPSDVIQGRVLGNLMVANGAASVGFITINDPYGTGLEANATAAVEAAGGTVTGSVLYNPGDTNFSSQVAEILAGEPDVIGILAFEETAQIVPELVTNGFPASGMYFVDGNLSNGYNFPEGTLEGAFGTLPGNPADDTFRERLLEVDPALEDFSYGPESYDAVIMAGLAAVQGGSADSVTIRDNLLEVSTNGTKCTVLADCLELLANDEDIDYDGVSGPIEFDENGDPTEAFIGIYQYGADNQYTFVRSEAGSLTE; from the coding sequence ATGCAGTCCTTCCTTCGCACCAAGGGGAACAGCCCCCGCCGGTTCGCAGCGCTCGGCGCGGCGACCGCGGGCGTGCTGCTGCTCGCCGCCTGTGCAGGCGGCGGCACCCCAGCACCGTCCGGATCCGCCGGGCCCGACGAGGCGGAGGTCGACACCGACCTCGTCATCGGCACGATCCTGCCCCAGACCGGCAACCTCGCCTTCCTCGGCCCGCCCGAGTTCGCGGCCGTCGACCTTGCGGTGGCGGATCTGCAGGAGGCCGGCCTCGACTACGAGGTCTCGGTCAACCACCAGGACTCCGGTGACACGACGACCGACATCGCCACGCAGTCCACGGGCGTGCTCGTGCAGGCCGGCGCCGACGTCATCATCGGCGCAGCGTCCTCGGGCGTCTCGTTCACGTTCATCGACCAGGTGATCGACGCGGGCATCGTGCAGATCTCGCCGGCGAACACCTCGCCCGACTTCACCGACTACGAGGACGACGGGTTCTACTGGCGCACCGCGCCGTCCGACGTCATCCAGGGTCGCGTGCTGGGCAACCTGATGGTCGCCAACGGCGCAGCATCGGTGGGCTTCATCACGATCAACGACCCGTACGGCACAGGGCTCGAGGCGAATGCGACCGCAGCGGTCGAGGCTGCGGGCGGCACCGTCACCGGCAGCGTCCTCTACAACCCGGGCGACACGAACTTCTCGTCGCAGGTCGCAGAGATCCTCGCCGGTGAGCCCGACGTGATCGGCATCCTCGCCTTCGAGGAGACGGCGCAGATCGTGCCCGAGCTCGTCACGAACGGCTTCCCGGCCTCCGGCATGTACTTCGTCGACGGCAACCTCTCCAACGGGTACAACTTCCCCGAGGGCACGCTCGAGGGCGCGTTCGGCACGCTGCCGGGCAACCCGGCCGACGACACCTTCCGCGAGCGCCTGCTCGAGGTCGACCCGGCGCTCGAGGACTTCTCGTACGGCCCCGAGTCGTACGACGCGGTCATCATGGCTGGCCTCGCGGCCGTCCAGGGCGGCAGCGCTGACTCGGTGACGATCCGCGACAACCTGCTCGAGGTCTCGACGAACGGCACGAAGTGCACCGTTCTCGCCGACTGCCTCGAGCTGCTCGCGAACGACGAGGACATCGACTACGACGGTGTCTCTGGCCCGATCGAGTTCGACGAGAACGGCGACCCGACGGAGGCCTTCATCGGCATCTACCAGTACGGCGCCGACAACCAGTACACCTTCGTCCGCTCGGAGGCAGGTTCGCTCACCGAGTGA
- a CDS encoding ABC transporter ATP-binding protein: MSETITPPTTHPLVDGQVAPGCKKVDPIVVADGVIRQFGGLTAVDVEHVEIPRGAITALIGPNGAGKTTFFNLLTGFDRPNKGTWAFEGQSLAHVPSHKVARRGMVRTFQLTKSLGRLTVLQNMLLGARDQRGEGIFAALIKPLWKAQEAANIIRADNLLARFQLDAKREDYAASLSGGQRKLLEMARALMSEPTLVMLDEPMAGVNPALTQSLLDHVRGLKDDGMTVLFVEHDMHMVRHISDWVIVMAEGKIVAEGPPETIMQNKAVVDAYLGAHHDTDLGTLTNQQVAQIHQDAEGEVPIDPDDTTARDETTDARAESTTDTDDQKGQR, translated from the coding sequence ATGTCTGAGACCATCACTCCCCCGACCACGCATCCGCTCGTCGACGGGCAGGTCGCACCCGGCTGCAAGAAGGTCGACCCGATCGTCGTCGCCGACGGCGTCATCCGGCAGTTCGGCGGTCTCACGGCCGTCGACGTCGAGCACGTCGAGATCCCGCGTGGCGCCATCACGGCGCTCATCGGCCCGAACGGTGCAGGCAAGACGACCTTCTTCAACCTGCTCACCGGCTTCGACCGCCCCAACAAGGGCACCTGGGCGTTCGAGGGGCAGTCGCTCGCGCACGTGCCCAGCCACAAGGTCGCTCGCCGCGGCATGGTGCGCACGTTCCAGCTGACGAAGTCGCTCGGCCGCCTGACCGTGCTGCAGAACATGCTGCTCGGCGCGCGCGACCAGCGCGGCGAAGGCATCTTCGCTGCGCTCATCAAGCCGCTCTGGAAGGCGCAGGAGGCGGCCAACATCATCAGGGCCGACAACCTGCTCGCGCGATTCCAGCTGGACGCCAAGCGCGAGGACTACGCGGCATCCCTCTCGGGCGGCCAGCGCAAGCTGCTTGAGATGGCGCGGGCGCTCATGAGCGAGCCGACGCTCGTCATGCTCGACGAGCCGATGGCCGGCGTCAACCCGGCCTTGACGCAATCGCTGCTCGACCACGTCCGAGGCCTCAAGGACGACGGCATGACCGTGCTGTTCGTCGAGCACGACATGCACATGGTGCGCCACATCTCCGACTGGGTGATCGTGATGGCCGAGGGCAAGATCGTCGCCGAGGGTCCACCGGAGACGATCATGCAGAACAAGGCCGTCGTCGACGCCTACCTCGGCGCCCACCACGACACCGACCTCGGCACGCTGACCAACCAGCAGGTCGCGCAGATCCACCAAGACGCGGAGGGGGAAGTACCCATCGATCCCGACGACACCACCGCCCGCGATGAGACGACGGATGCGCGGGCCGAGTCGACGACGGACACGGACGACCAGAAGGGCCAGCGATGA
- a CDS encoding branched-chain amino acid ABC transporter permease, translating into MGMVAGGAAAATAADLPATDQPGAYSYSGTIRDAGEPLEGVEITVSGNGVDETTATDAEGRWSIAVAEPGTYTVSIDTATLPDGVTLRDASFESREFPIGASTSVGVLFPFAAAGDTGGDSGGDTGTGSEGNTGTGGNTGTGGDTGTGAQPGTDAGADPTGAATGTRDNSFGSLLLARTISGLSFGLLLALAAIGITLIFGTTGVNNFAHGEMLTFGGVIFYVTTTLVNWPVWIAVVVTLVASAALGWAHDWAIFKPLRKRGVGLVQVLIVTIGLSIALRYFFQFLIGGGTEGLSVSRGAIVEVGPVFMTTADLVSMAIAIVVLIGVGFFLTRTRIGKATRAVSDNASLAAASGIDVDKVIRIVWVLAGLLTGGAGILYTYFIGSNIKWDVGFTILLLLFAGVTLGGLGSAFGALVGAVVIGLVTEISTIFIAPDLRYAIALLVLILVLLFRPQGILGRRERIG; encoded by the coding sequence ATGGGAATGGTCGCAGGTGGCGCCGCTGCGGCCACCGCGGCAGACCTTCCCGCGACAGACCAGCCCGGCGCCTATTCCTACAGCGGCACCATCCGCGACGCCGGCGAGCCACTCGAGGGCGTCGAGATCACCGTCTCGGGCAACGGCGTCGACGAGACGACGGCGACGGATGCGGAGGGCCGGTGGTCGATCGCAGTCGCCGAGCCGGGCACCTACACGGTCTCGATCGACACGGCGACGCTGCCAGACGGCGTGACGCTCCGCGACGCGTCGTTCGAGAGCCGGGAGTTCCCCATCGGCGCCTCGACCTCGGTCGGCGTGCTGTTCCCCTTCGCTGCTGCCGGCGACACCGGCGGTGACTCCGGTGGCGACACCGGCACCGGCTCCGAGGGCAACACCGGCACGGGCGGCAACACCGGAACGGGCGGCGACACCGGCACAGGCGCCCAGCCAGGCACCGACGCCGGAGCCGACCCGACGGGGGCCGCGACCGGCACCCGCGACAACAGCTTCGGTTCGCTCCTGCTGGCACGCACCATCTCCGGCCTCAGCTTCGGCCTGCTGCTGGCGCTCGCCGCGATCGGCATCACGCTCATCTTCGGCACCACCGGGGTCAACAACTTCGCGCACGGCGAGATGCTGACGTTCGGCGGCGTCATCTTCTACGTCACGACAACGCTCGTCAACTGGCCGGTGTGGATCGCTGTGGTGGTGACGCTCGTGGCCTCCGCGGCGCTCGGCTGGGCGCACGACTGGGCGATCTTCAAGCCGCTGCGAAAGCGGGGCGTCGGTCTCGTGCAGGTCTTGATCGTGACGATCGGCCTCTCGATCGCGCTGCGCTACTTCTTCCAGTTCTTGATCGGCGGCGGCACTGAGGGCCTCTCGGTCTCGCGCGGCGCCATCGTCGAGGTCGGGCCCGTGTTCATGACCACAGCTGACCTGGTCAGCATGGCGATCGCCATCGTGGTGCTGATCGGCGTCGGGTTCTTCCTCACCAGGACGCGCATCGGCAAGGCCACGCGGGCAGTGAGCGACAATGCCTCGCTCGCTGCTGCATCCGGCATCGACGTCGATAAGGTCATCCGCATCGTGTGGGTGCTCGCCGGCCTCCTCACCGGTGGTGCGGGCATCCTCTACACCTACTTCATCGGCTCCAACATCAAATGGGACGTGGGCTTCACGATCCTGCTGCTGCTGTTCGCAGGTGTCACGCTCGGTGGCCTCGGAAGCGCCTTCGGCGCACTCGTCGGAGCCGTGGTCATCGGTCTCGTGACCGAGATCTCGACGATCTTCATCGCACCCGACCTGCGCTACGCGATCGCGCTGCTGGTGCTCATCCTCGTGCTGCTGTTCCGACCGCAGGGCATCCTCGGTCGCAGGGAAAGGATCGGCTGA
- a CDS encoding DUF4097 domain-containing protein, producing the protein MDEQWDGAAGAAADGCSGGTGADASNDSKPRSASGAGASGADTITERWTIGEGQSRVIDLDAVTALRVGIVGGSVDIVGHDEPTARVEVHRVEGRDLTVTLEQGRLSISHPKVSWDDVWESVKALVGVRAKVELSIVVPRHVALSLGQVSASALVTGLRSRASLSTVSGGIQIESHEGELDLNTVSGDLEVSGGTGRLSVHGVSADVTASGALDRVAVDTVSGEVLLDVHGSPRSITTNSVSGDVTVRLDAGQGVRASTHTVSGRGSIAGVAMPKRGGRETIDGANAFDFSASTVSGDVTVVHRDAAGRGA; encoded by the coding sequence ATGGATGAGCAGTGGGATGGTGCCGCAGGCGCCGCAGCGGATGGGTGCAGCGGCGGCACTGGCGCCGACGCATCGAACGACAGCAAGCCGCGCAGCGCTTCGGGCGCCGGAGCTTCGGGCGCCGACACCATCACCGAGCGCTGGACGATCGGCGAGGGGCAGAGCCGGGTCATCGACCTGGATGCGGTGACGGCACTCCGCGTCGGCATCGTCGGCGGCAGCGTCGACATCGTCGGCCACGACGAGCCGACCGCGCGGGTCGAGGTGCACCGCGTCGAGGGCCGCGACCTCACGGTCACCCTCGAGCAGGGGCGCCTGTCGATCTCGCACCCGAAGGTCTCCTGGGACGACGTCTGGGAGTCGGTGAAGGCCCTCGTCGGCGTGCGCGCCAAGGTCGAGCTGAGCATCGTCGTGCCCAGGCACGTGGCGCTGTCGCTGGGCCAGGTCAGCGCATCCGCCCTCGTCACCGGGCTGCGCTCGCGCGCCAGCCTCAGCACGGTCTCCGGCGGGATCCAGATCGAGTCGCACGAGGGCGAGCTCGACCTCAACACGGTCTCTGGCGACCTCGAGGTCTCCGGCGGCACCGGCAGGCTCTCGGTGCACGGCGTCTCGGCAGACGTGACGGCGTCGGGCGCGCTCGACCGCGTCGCCGTCGACACCGTCAGCGGCGAGGTGCTGCTCGACGTGCACGGCTCGCCCCGCAGCATCACGACCAACTCGGTCTCCGGCGACGTCACCGTGCGGCTCGATGCCGGCCAGGGCGTGCGCGCCAGCACGCACACGGTCTCCGGCCGAGGCTCCATCGCCGGCGTCGCCATGCCCAAGCGCGGCGGTCGCGAGACGATCGACGGCGCGAACGCGTTCGACTTCAGCGCCAGCACGGTCTCCGGCGACGTCACCGTCGTGCACCGCGACGCCGCAGGGAGGGGCGCATGA